The window TTCCCTTCATTCaaacatacaagactatgaactaatagtccttgtttacaaggcaagaaaaagaacttaatgtaggCTTAACCCATCTACGACagtcctttgataacaagaagtccgagtaacttggggtgcaagtaatcgacttaaaaacactcttgttctacatctgctatatTGAGATAGTAGTGGCATGCCTAGCActcagttagttttgattgcgagcctcaaggcctacacctaatgccccacaaaggcacctttcagaactaactATGTCATcttcttgtagcacatcaacaagtaagagcccgactacacatccaaagtgtcaatcccttggggagctgtgcTGAGGTCCGAGGATCATTCTCCAGAGAAATCTTCGCCCGAACAGAGTTGTTAAATTATTTTAGGTTAAATGATGTAATAAATCTTATTCATATGTATAACTCAAATGTGGACTTTTGATGTGCACTAAAAAACCTCTTTCTCGTTTAGATGTGTTTTTCTATTGAGAAGTTGTTAAACTTACACACTCAACGATttaatcaacacacatcctCCTCGAATATTTTAAAAGGGCATTGTAAACTGTTATAGGTGCTAATTACATTTGACGCCCTCTATAAATCTATATTTTAGAAACCCCTTCAAACCTTGTAAAATATAATTAGCTCTAATCGTTTTTTATACAATATTCCATAATAAAATTGACTCGTGGATTGAGATAGCGAAGAAGCGACCTTGAAAGATATTTATCTCAAAGAATATCTCCAATTTTCCCTTTAAACTCATTTCCTAAGATGGAGGATTCAAAGGATGAGGCAGTGTGAAGTATCGCCACGTGTTTCAAAGACTCTCTCCTTCGCATTAAAATACAAAGTAATCCTTATCCAACATCTCTGTCTACAATTTTATTTCCGAGTCTACACCACAAGTAACGTTGAACCGCACACACAGACCACAACTCCCGTTAACGTTTTGTAACCGTCCGATTAAGTAGCGACGACATAACGTACGGTTAAACAAGGCTCCAGACAAGAGCGTAGATTTTTACAGTTGGTACGTGGGAGGAATCTGAATTCAATCTCCTCCCTCGCGTTTCTGCTTTTCCCTTGAACCTTTGAAAACGCTCTCAAGTTTTCCACCCTCGTGCTCTTTGCTTCAACTTCGAGCCCCTTCTTTCCCTTCCCTTTTTCGAATCCCAAATTCTCAAATCTCAAATCTCAAGTCAATCAAATCAAAATTCTCTCAATTATTATTTGTTGATTGTTTGTTTGGGGGTTTTGGTGGAAATTGATTCAGAGAGCAATCGATCGATCGATGGCAGAGGTTTTGAGCAAAACCAGTCTGTTGTCGTCCtggcatcatcatcatcagtaTCATCAAAACAATCAAAGCAGCATCTCCGTTTTCCCAAAGAGTTGTAATTACAATAAGTCAAGGTCTTTCTCTTGCTCTCTCAAACTGAGTCCGGAGATTTCATCACCATCGTTATCGACAACGAGTGATTTTCACGGCAAAAATATTGCTTTTCAAGCCACCAGCATCACGAGTTCCCAACCCCACGCTTCTTCTGCCGTTAATTCCCAGCAGGTTCGTTTATTTCTCCTCATATCCTTGTTCTAAATCTGATTCCCCTGCTCTGCTGGGTTTCAGATTTTATTGGTCATGAGTAATGAATTTTCCCCAAATTTAAATCGATTTTCCAATCAAAATTTGATCTCGAAAGTCACGACGagattttgtttatgttttttttgttgcttGAAGTTAAAAGAccggtttgtttgtttttgttgtgggggGAATGGAATTTAGCAGTCTGGACGTCGGATTGGGAAAGCTCTGAAATGGTGGGAGAAGGGGAATCAGCCCAACATGAAAGAGGTGGTATCTGCGGAGGACCTAGTGGAATCCCTTTCAAATGCCGGGGATAAGCTTGTGATCGTTGATTTCTTCTCTCCTGGCTGCGGTGGCTGCAAGGCTCTTCATCCCAAGATATGTCAGCTGGCAGAGATGACCCCAGATGTTCAATTCCTTCAGGTGAACTACGAGGAACACAAGTCCATGTGTTACAGTCTCAATGTTCATGTCCTGCCCTTCTTCCGCTTTTACAGAGGTGCTCATGGTCGCCTTTGCAGCTTCAGCTGTACCAACGCCACGGTTAGTATTTGTCTTTCCTTCAATTGGTCTCTGTTGAGTTTACTATCGAAACCCTATCTATTGGTATTGGGGTGTTTTCCAAATAGCTGAATTCGAACTTAATGCCACTTCCTCAAGAGCATTTTGTGTGTCTTGTTCTATCTTATTTATGGGTTAGCTGTGGTTTTTCCTTTCTCTGGATAATGCTTATTTGTCGGATGGCATTGGCaaatgatgtgtgtgtgtgtgtgtgtgttggtgTTGTTCCCTGATTGTTGGCATTGACTTGGCAGATCAAGAAGTTTAGAGATGCATTAGCCAAGCACAAACCAGAGCGGTGCAGCCTTGGGCCAACAAAAGGGCTGGAGGAGAAAGAGCTCCTAGCTCTTGCTACCAAcaaagacctctcatttacctACACTCCTAAACCAACAGAAGATGTGCCTGCCGAGGAGGAAGTGATTGTGGCTGAAGAGACACCATTTCGTCTTCCTCTTCCATTGGCAACCTCAAAGTCTGCCCAAGTGGTCACTGCCTGGAGATAACGTGGTCAGTTTTCTTCACCATCCCGATTCCCTAAACCTACCAATTTTCTCTACTCACCTTGTTGTATTGTGTACAGTAGTGTTTCTTGTTGATGTGATATTTTCATACATGCAAGAGTCAGAGTGGAACATATAAGCAGTTGAGAGTTGAGAGCTGCAGGTCCTTTGGAATTAGTTTTTGAGATCCAAGCCTGTGTTTAAAAATCATGTGTTGTAAATTTGAAGAGAGCAACCAATTGTATTTCGGAATTTGGTTCGCTCTTATCATATCCTGTCTGCAAGTGTGTATGTAGTTAAGAGCTTCGTGGTCTTCTTGTTCTATATGTAGTATTGAGTCAGTGGGAAGATGGAAGGTCCTTGATACCTCCTCTCCTCGCCTGTTGTTGTTACTGGGGCGCGGTATcatcatatatatgtatgtatgtatgtatacaaGTTAATATTTGGGATTTGAAGTTTGAATGCAGTGCTGACTGCTGATTTTATACTGCACTGCACCCTTACCTCCTCATTATGCACATATTAAAACCAGAGAGAAGatgatgaatgaatgaatgaatgaatacggtacacacacacacacttggaTTGAATGCCGAGCGGATCAAGTGTCCGATAAAAAGTTTAGTCTGGAAACAGCTGGAATGGAAAGATCGACGCTTCCTCCCTGTTTGCTTTTGCaacattggattggattggatcaCATCACATGAATACAATGTAAGCTGAATTGGGGAAAGGGATCGGCCAGGATCCCGTTATCATGATTGTACATCGTGTGGTTaattttcgttaagtactatttatattttatttttaattttaaataattttttatcgcACGATATATGATCACGAGATTCTTCAGATtctcagaagaaaaaaaatccgaCGAGGATCTTTTCCCTGAATTGGGTGGATAAAGTTCTACGAAAGGAAAAAGGAGAGCTGGATGGGATAAGACTTTTTGTGTTAGTGGAGGCATGAACGTGGCCTTTCTTAATTTATACACACAATGACGCGCGCACACAAACACATGAACGAACGAAAGAAGGCGGATAATGGTGGGGGCGGTGGGTTCCTACCAGGCTACCGACCGCAGAAGCTGACCATAAAGTCATGGTGACTCATTCGACAAAATGCCAAGCAACAGAAACTTTcgtccgtttttttttttaaattttgaaagcaACCGCCGGTCCGCCACCCTGTCGCACGCTGTAATCTTTGAACTCTTAACACGTCTTACGGTGTCATCATTGAACTCTTAACACgtaaactaaaaatttcttcttcctcttttacGATTTTTTAGCGGCAGGTGGGGAACCAAAGATTAAGGATCAAATCTACGATTTCTTTACATACAAGGCTACATATTTACATCtccaataaacaaacaaaaaaatcaacacGCCAGAGATCCAATCCAACACCTTACCCATGTAATTTACTTCCCCACGTTATTTTAAGTTGTTTACATTCTGCACTTTGTAACATAAAGCACGAATCAGTTTTGCTATTCGACATCCCGTTCCATTTGTCAAACTACCAAGCTACAACTGGGGCAAGTTACAAGCTTTTACATTAATAGCAGAGTAGTGGTTTTGACACTTATTTatcgaatgaattaaaaaaaattaataaaattaatagtaaaaaaataaaagaaaacatgtgagaaataaaaataagggcGGCAGGGCAGACCCACCCAAATTCCTAATCCAAAGCAGAACTGGGCAGCAGGGCTGGTGTATGTCATGCCTGAATATGAAGCTGACTAAATATCACTCAAAACCCAACAACAATACAAATTACAAAGGCACactaacaaaacaaaacaaaacaaaacaaaacaaaacaaaaatggaaAGCGAGCAAGGTGCTAATGTATATATGTTCAACAGCTCTACCCTACCAAGTAACAATTCAACCGCCCACATCAACCAAGATACCAAAGCAACATATCATTCATTCAATAATAAGAAACGTAAACCAAGTATCTGAAAGAAATTCGACTAAACAACAACCGCATATCCAATATAATCAACACTCAACTTTCATCTCTCATCTCATCCCAATGCATTAATAAACTACCAAACCAATCACAAAATGAACAAATCAAATTAAATAGTTGGGATTGGGGTGGGGATGGGGGTGAGCCCGCTGAGCCATCACTGCCCCCATATAATATCATATGAAATGAATTTTAGAGGGCTCTGACTGCGGGCAGTCTTCACTGCAGGAGGGTTAGGGGCACCAAACCAGCCAGTGACGGTCCAGAGCCGCCATCagccctaaaaccctaaaaccctaaaactaTGATGAGAGGCCAAAGGGCGGGTGGCTCAGCCTCAGCCACTCGATGCGATGCCCACTCTCTGCTCAGATAAGATCAAGTAGTTGAAGCACTTAGGGCTTCTCTCCTCCGTTTTTATATAATCCTGAAAGGAGATTGTTTGCAGTCGGCCCCCTTCTCAACCGACCTGTGGCGGCCCAAAACTAAACGCAGCCCGCGTCTTCTTATTTAAGCCCATcctcaaattttcattttttttaatcaactgAAAATTAAATCCTATTATTGGAGCTTAATCCTCCAGTACCTTAATTGTGCTTATTCCTAAAGTCCTAAGGGTACAAACCTCAATTCACAACTTAGTTGCTTGGCGTATGCGGTATATCTCACTCCTCATCCGGAGTGAGAGGGGAAGAGAGAAACACCGGGACAGGGAGGGTATTTCCTCAGCCTTGCCACAATCTCGGTTGAGCGCCATTTATAATAAATATTAAATTGACAACCATGTAATTTCTTCCAAGCAAAAAATATGATACCTACGGATACCGTCATTGGGATAAATCTGTGTTCGGCCTTGTATGTATTTCCTGATTAACAGCACCTACTAGCATTAACATGTACATGAACGATGGAGAGAAACGCACCGGCGTTTGAGGAAACTAAAAAGTTATTCAGTATGAAACTGACAATTTTATTGACGGcataaataattatcaaacaataGTTTGCATCACAACTTTGTATAACCAAAACTTGTGTCAGCCTCAAGCCGACAGAACCTTCATCTGGTGGGCAACTACACAGGTCAAACCTCGATGTTTCTCTCACATGTCTTTTGCGTTCGTAAAACTATACAGCATTACAGAATCGAGGAAGTTCTGGACTTGTGCATCTTCTCATCTTGACAAGTTGGAGGCAACGAGGACGGTGAGACCACTGCACGATAAGATGAAGAAGCAAGTTGGGCCAACGCTGGAACGGCACCCCCTGTAAATTTTCCAAAGGGCATCATTAGATGACAGTCAAACGGACTTGCACAACTGTAAGATAAGACCTATGTTTTACATGCACTGGATAGTTTATACCAGCCATTGCATCAGTATTATTGTTTCCTGTTAGACTAGACATtaattcaaagttcaaactaaTCCAACATCTGAAAGCACCATCTCAACTTGCACCAGTGACAAGCACTAATTTCAAAACTATGCTGTGGCTCATACAGCTGCAAAACTTTTAGTCTCTTTTGTAAGTTCAGTATTTTTGTTTTGGCCTATGTCAGATGTACTACCTCGACCATTATACCACTATCAAATCACTACCTGAAGATTAAATTGCACAACTGGTTCTTCAATAATAAACATGTGATGACAAAGAGGCATGCTGTTTCAGAAACCTAGACATTTGCACATGAAAGGagttttcaaaaaatattttcccTAACAAAATTTAATCACTAGACATTGGTCAAAAGTGAAAACTAATCAAATAGCTCACATCTCATGAACATGGATAATATAACAAGACAATCACCGACCTGCCAAACCTGCACAAGCTGAAGAGAATACAATCACAGGCGGAGCCTACAGTTGCAAAAGGGAGATCTGTGTTATTCAATCTAGCAATTGAAAAAATTAGCAGATACAAATAGTGCAACAAAGCAACTTCAGAAACAATCCAATCCTTCCAAAGTTTTAGGAGCATAAAACCCAATCCATGTCCATCTGATAAAATATAGTCTTGGCAAagtcttctttgttttcctaaCCA is drawn from Malus domestica chromosome 14, GDT2T_hap1 and contains these coding sequences:
- the LOC103424214 gene encoding thioredoxin-like 1-1, chloroplastic isoform X2 is translated as MAEVLSKTSLLSSWHHHHQYHQNNQSSISVFPKSCNYNKSRSFSCSLKLSPEISSPSLSTTSDFHGKNIAFQATSITSSQPHASSAVNSQQSGRRIGKALKWWEKGNQPNMKEVVSAEDLVESLSNAGDKLVIVDFFSPGCGGCKALHPKICQLAEMTPDVQFLQVNYEEHKSMCYSLNVHVLPFFRFYRGAHGRLCSFSCTNATIKKFRDALAKHKPERCSLGPTKGLEEKELLALATNKDLSFTYTPKPTEDVPAEEEVIVAEETPFRLPLPLATSKSAQVVTAWR
- the LOC103424214 gene encoding thioredoxin-like 1-1, chloroplastic isoform X1 — encoded protein: MAEVLSKTSLLSSWHHHHQYHQNNQSSISVFPKSCNYNKSRSFSCSLKLSPEISSPSLSTTSDFHGKNIAFQATSITSSQPHASSAVNSQQQSGRRIGKALKWWEKGNQPNMKEVVSAEDLVESLSNAGDKLVIVDFFSPGCGGCKALHPKICQLAEMTPDVQFLQVNYEEHKSMCYSLNVHVLPFFRFYRGAHGRLCSFSCTNATIKKFRDALAKHKPERCSLGPTKGLEEKELLALATNKDLSFTYTPKPTEDVPAEEEVIVAEETPFRLPLPLATSKSAQVVTAWR